From Coffea arabica cultivar ET-39 chromosome 2e, Coffea Arabica ET-39 HiFi, whole genome shotgun sequence, the proteins below share one genomic window:
- the LOC140003879 gene encoding uncharacterized protein — protein MKARRGQFPKNQVAFVCAILCVSCALVLFVSVFRLPDVTIASFRPENRRAVGRYQKIGKFGEMVIEMLPEDLQFTVFLPSEKAFERDLRLHLNDSLVGDKANDTYAILTRVLGFSAVPRTINAVNVPYGQEVDFDSLAGFTLYISRGADGVLVVNRIRSNNNVDLQQRSKILVHIMDGVIMDAEFEQSVLPDYNEDGGGG, from the coding sequence AGAATCAAGTGGCATTTGTATGTGCAATTCTCTGTGTTTCTTGTGCTTTAGTTTTGTTTGTCTCAGTATTTAGACTACCAGATGTAACCATAGCCTCGTTTAGGCCCGAGAACAGAAGAGCAGTTGGGAGATATCAGAAAATAGGGAAATTTGGAGAAATGGTAATTGAAATGCTACCTGAAGATCTACAATTTACTGTATTTTTGCCTTCGGAAAAAGCATTTGAACGTGACTTAAGGTTGCATTTGAATGATAGTTTAGTGGGAGACAAGGCCAATGATACATATGCAATACTAACTCGAGTATTAGGATTTTCAGCTGTGCCGAGGACGATAAATGCAGTTAATGTTCCATATGGTCAGGAGGTCGATTTTGATTCCTTGGCTGGATTTACTCTGTACATATCAAGGGGCGCAGATGGAGTGTTAGTGGTTAATAGAATCCGATCGAACAATAATGTTGATTTGCAGCAGAGGAGTAAAATCCTTGTTCATATTATGGATGGAGTTATCATGGATGCAGAGTTTGAGCAATCAGTTCTGCCTGATTACAATGAAGATGGAGGAGGAGGGTGA